TCGGGAGAATTTCAACACCTCCTGGTTGCTGATTACTGTGGTTTCCTATTTTATAACTCTGGTTATTGTTGCTCTCTTTGTTGGAAGACTGCTGAAAAAAGCTGGATACCGGTTTGAGTTCAGAGAGCTACCAAGGGTTTTAAATGAAGTCGACCCTAAAATCATCGGTGATTCAACGAGGGACATCTTTAACATCGTTGCAATGTGGGGCGTTTTCAGCACTGCAGTCCTTGCATTCGGGGTTAAGAAAGGGACTATTTTTACCGTTGCTGTTTATCTTGTACTTTCCTCTATTGGACTTTTGCTAATGATTTCCATGCTGATATCTGTTTTGGGGACGGCTTTGATACTCTACGAGCTCCTTACCGGAAGACGGCTTTCCCATTCCTTTGAGAAGGCCCTACTGCTCTCGCTACTCTCCGGCGCTTTTCTTGTCCTTGTTCGTTTAATGTCAGGGTATCCCTGGGCCTTTAACATCACAGTAGTACGGCCACTTTTGAAGGTTTGTACGGATAATTATCTGTGCAAGAACCTCCTGTTGCTCTCTGCTTTAAACTCTCTGTACGGCCTTGTCGGAATTCTAATCCTACCCAGGAGGAGAAAACTTGGCCTCTTACTGCTCCTGATTATTGCTCTTGCCATCGCCCCCCTGCTTGTAAAGGTTTTTATCCAACTGCACTCGCTATAGTTCTGTCGTTTCTGCACTCCGTCCGTCTTTGGTTCTCCATTTTGGGGACGTTCCTCTGCGGACTTATCTTCTGATGCTGAAAGATGGTGCTATCTCTTGTAAGCTTTATAAATAACCTCCATCCACCTTTCTCCATGCCCAAGGTCGAGCTCAGGGAGAATCCGTCTCCAGAGGAAATAAAACTCCTCGTCGATTCGGCCGTTTCCTCCGAAGGAGTGCTTACCATATTCGCCCGCTGTCGGGTCCACTACGATGGCAGGGCCAAAAGCGAACTCGGCCCCGGAGACAGGGTGATAATCGTCAAGCCCGACGGCTCTTTCCTGATACACCAGAAGGAGAAGCGCGAACCCGTTAACTGGCAGCCGCCGGGGAGTGTGGTTAGGCTGGAGCTCCGCGAAAAGCCGGTTCTCGTCTCGGTCAGGAGGAAGCCGAGGGAAACGCTGGAGGTCGAGCTTGAGGAGGTCTACTTAATCACGGTCTTCCACGCTGAAGACTACGAGGAGCTCGCTTTGACGGGTAGCGAGGCGGAAATGGCCGAGCTCATCTTCGAGAAGCCGGAGGTCATAGAGCCCGGCTTTAGGCCCCTCTACCGCGAAAAGCCCATCAAGCACGGCATCGTTGACGTGCTCGGCGTTGACAAAGACGGAAACCTCGTCGTTCTCGAGTTGAAGCGCAGGAGGGCGGATTTGCACGCGGTCAGCCAGCTCAAGCGCTACGTCGAAACCCTCCGCGAGGAGCACGAGAACGTCCGGGGTATTTTAGTTGCCCCTTCGCTCACCTCCGGTGCCAAAAAACTTCTCGAAAAGGAGGGCCTTGAGTTCAGGAAGCTCGAACCGCCAAAGAGGGGCAGGAAATCGAAGGGAAGACAGCTCAAGCTGTTTTAACCCATGCTCATCTCGTGCGGGAAGAGCTCCCTAACCCTCGCCACGAGGATTCCGTCCCTTCTCTCGACCTCCACAACCCGCCCGAGGCCGACCAGCTTAACCTTTGCCCTGCAGACCGTTATTTCCCTCTCGTCGCTCTCCTCCCAGGGGACCCTCGTCTCAAGCTCTTTGGCCTCTATCAGCTCCGCGAGGAGACCTTCGGTTCCAGTGGAGACGTCGTCAAAGGGGTCGTAGGTGAGGAACAGCCTGAGGGCCTCGTCTATCGCCTCCTCGATGGCCAAAACGTTCCTCGCGCTCCTGAGCTCTATCGTTCGGTATGGGTTCCTCAAGAGCTCGTCCAAAACCCGTCTCGCGATTCCGGCTAGAATTACCGCCTCCATGCTACCACCTCACAGGTAAATGCTCTCGTACTGCTTCATCTCCTTCTTCCTCGCCTGCTCCATCTGCTCGTGCATCTTCCTGAGCTGTTCCTCAATCATTTCGGCCTCCTTGATGAGCGGTTCCGTCGAGACGTCAATCGGCGTGAGCTTCTTGAGGACCTCGATGACGTTGGCAGCGGCCCTCGGGTCGGGTCTGTCTCCAAACGTCTCGCCGAGGAGCACGTAGGCGTTCAACCCTCTCTTCCCGGCCTCCCAGAGGAGCTTTCCGCTCATCCCCATAATCGAGCCGTACTGGAGTATCTTCGCCCCTGCCTCTTCGAGCTCCCTGTTGAGTTCCTCCCTAGCTCCAACGCCCCACACTTCCATCTTCTCCTTGAAGAAGCCTATGCCGATTCCGCCGATGGAGATTACCTTCTCGGCCTTCATCTCGCTGAGGTAGCTTGCCAGTTCCCGCGCTATCTCGTTAACGAGCGTCGGGGGGACGTAGACGTCTGCGATGGCCACTATCAGGTTGTCCTTGCCGTAGAAGCGGAGCGGTGGGTTGGGCTTCCCCTCGAGGACTATGCTCATCGGCGGAATGAACGGACTCTCGACGTAGCCTATCATCTCCATTCCGAGTTCTTTGGCCAAAAAGTTGCCCGCTATGTGGCCTACTAATCCTATCCCGGGGTAACCCTCGATGAATATCGGGTTCTTTACCTCCGGCAGGACGAGCTTGACGGGTTTCTCCTCCATCTCACCACCCCCCGGAATATTTAGTTCCCAAAGGTTATTAAAGTTTCCGCCCTTCGTTTCCACTGGAAAGGCAACCCTTATATGAGTGGAGCGAGCATTTAACACGGTGATGACCATGCCGAGGATAGGCATCATAGGTGGTTCCGGGGTTTACGGCGTTTTCGAGCCGAAGGAAACTCTCAAGGTTCACACGCCCTACGGCAGGCCCTCTGCTCCGGTGGAAATCGGCGAAATCGAGGGCGTTGAGGTGGCCTTCATACCCAGGCACGGCAAGCACCACGAGTTCCCGCCCCACGAAGTTCCCTACCGTGCGAACATCTGGGCGCTCAAGGAGCTCGGTGTCGAGCGCGTAATCGGCGTTACGGCAGTTGGCTCGCTCCGCGAGGAGTATAAGCCCGGCGACATAGTGATAACCGACCAGTTCATTGACTTCACGAAGAAGCGCGACTACACCTTCTACAACGGCCCGCGCGTGGCCCACGTCTCGATGGCCGACCCCTTCTGCCCCGAGATGAGGAGAATCTTCTACGAGACAGCAAAAGAGCTCGGCTTTCCGGTCCACGAGAAGGGCACCTACGTCTGCATTGAAGGGCCGAGGTTCTCAACGCGCGCTGAGAGCTTCATGTTCAGGCAGTACGCCCACATCATCGGAATGACGCTCGTTCCCGAGATAAACCTGGCCAGGGAGCTCGGAATGTGCTACGCCAACATCGCAACGGTCACCGACTACGACGTCTGGGCCGACAAGCCTGTGGATGCCCAGGAGGTCCTCAAGGTCATGGCCGAGAACAACTACAAGGTTCAGGAGCTTCTCAAGAGGGCCATCCCGAGGATTCCGGAAGAGAGGAAGTGCGGTTGCGCCGATGTGCTGAAGACGATGTTCGTGTGAAGCCGGTTATCCTTTCTCTTTCCTCTCGCCTTGTCCAAGAACGGGGTTCTAATGGGTGAAACCTTTTTAACTTCCAGCGGAAACACACCCCTTTAAAAGGGGGTGGTTGGTGTGAGCATTCTCATCAGGAACGGTTACGTTGTTTACGGTGAAAACCCTGAAATTGTGAAGGCTGACGTTCTAATCGAGGGCAACAGAATCGTCGAGGTTAAGAAGGGAATCAACGAGAGCGCGGATACAGTCATAGACGCGACCGGAAAGGTCGTTTCGCCCGGTTTCGTTAACCTCCACACCCACTCGCCGATGGGTCTCCTTCGCGGTCTTGCAGATGATTTACCGCTGATGGAGTGGCTGGAGAAGCACATCTGGCCGAGGGAAGCCAAACTGACGCGCGAGCACATCAAGGTGGGAGCTTACCTTGGAGCACTCGAGATGATTAAGACCGGCACGACAACTTTCCTTGACATGTACTTCCAGATGGACGCGGTGGCCGAGGCAACCCTTGAGGCGGGCCTTCGCGGGTATCTCTCCTATGGCATGATAGACCTCGGTGACCCCGAGAGGACAGAGAAGGAGATTAAAGAGGCCCTCCGCGAGATGAATGCCATCGAGAGCCTCAACTCGGAGAGGGTCCACTTCGTCTTCGGGCCCCACGCGCCCTACACCTGCTCCCTGGCACTGCTGAAAGAAGTTAGGAAGCTCGCGGACGAGCACGGGAAGCTCATAACCATTCACGTGGCAGAGACGATGGCAGAGCTCGGAAAGATTCAGGAGCGCTATGGAAAGAGCCCCGTTGTGCTCCTCGACGAAATCGGCTTCTTCGGGAGTGATGTTATAATAGCTCACGGCGTCTGGCTCGACAGCAGGGACGTTTCAATCCTCGCGAGGAACGGCGTCACGGTTGCCCACAACCCCGGCTCCAACATGAAGCTCGCCAGCGGTGTGATGCCCCTCCAGAGACTCCTCAATGCTGGTGTCAACGTCGGCCTCGGAACCGATGGAAGTGCCAGCAACAACAACCTCGACATGGTCGAGGAGATGAAGCTTGCCGCTTTACTCCACAAGGTCCACAACCTCGACCCGACGGTTGCCGATGCAAGGACGGTTTTCAAGATGGCAACGGTGAACGGCGCAAAAGCTCTGCGCCTCAACGCCGGCGTCATAAAGCCCGGCTACTTGGCCGATGTGGTTATCTTCGACTTCAACAGGCCCCACCTGAGGCCGGTTCACGACATAGTGAGCCACATCGTTTACTCCGCCAACGGCAACGACGTTGAGACGACGATAGTTGACGGAAAGGTTTTAATGCTCGACCGCGAAGTTCTTACGCTGGATGAGGAGAAAATACTGAACAGGGCGGAGGAGGTGGCGCGTGAACTATCTTGACCTGTTCCTCGGCATTGCACTGCTCGTCTCCTACGTTCTCCTGTTTTACAA
The Thermococcus sp. 21S9 DNA segment above includes these coding regions:
- the nucS gene encoding endonuclease NucS, whose product is MPKVELRENPSPEEIKLLVDSAVSSEGVLTIFARCRVHYDGRAKSELGPGDRVIIVKPDGSFLIHQKEKREPVNWQPPGSVVRLELREKPVLVSVRRKPRETLEVELEEVYLITVFHAEDYEELALTGSEAEMAELIFEKPEVIEPGFRPLYREKPIKHGIVDVLGVDKDGNLVVLELKRRRADLHAVSQLKRYVETLREEHENVRGILVAPSLTSGAKKLLEKEGLEFRKLEPPKRGRKSKGRQLKLF
- a CDS encoding DUF473 domain-containing protein — its product is MEAVILAGIARRVLDELLRNPYRTIELRSARNVLAIEEAIDEALRLFLTYDPFDDVSTGTEGLLAELIEAKELETRVPWEESDEREITVCRAKVKLVGLGRVVEVERRDGILVARVRELFPHEMSMG
- a CDS encoding proteasome assembly chaperone family protein translates to MEEKPVKLVLPEVKNPIFIEGYPGIGLVGHIAGNFLAKELGMEMIGYVESPFIPPMSIVLEGKPNPPLRFYGKDNLIVAIADVYVPPTLVNEIARELASYLSEMKAEKVISIGGIGIGFFKEKMEVWGVGAREELNRELEEAGAKILQYGSIMGMSGKLLWEAGKRGLNAYVLLGETFGDRPDPRAAANVIEVLKKLTPIDVSTEPLIKEAEMIEEQLRKMHEQMEQARKKEMKQYESIYL
- a CDS encoding S-methyl-5'-thioadenosine phosphorylase, whose translation is MPRIGIIGGSGVYGVFEPKETLKVHTPYGRPSAPVEIGEIEGVEVAFIPRHGKHHEFPPHEVPYRANIWALKELGVERVIGVTAVGSLREEYKPGDIVITDQFIDFTKKRDYTFYNGPRVAHVSMADPFCPEMRRIFYETAKELGFPVHEKGTYVCIEGPRFSTRAESFMFRQYAHIIGMTLVPEINLARELGMCYANIATVTDYDVWADKPVDAQEVLKVMAENNYKVQELLKRAIPRIPEERKCGCADVLKTMFV
- a CDS encoding amidohydrolase family protein → MSILIRNGYVVYGENPEIVKADVLIEGNRIVEVKKGINESADTVIDATGKVVSPGFVNLHTHSPMGLLRGLADDLPLMEWLEKHIWPREAKLTREHIKVGAYLGALEMIKTGTTTFLDMYFQMDAVAEATLEAGLRGYLSYGMIDLGDPERTEKEIKEALREMNAIESLNSERVHFVFGPHAPYTCSLALLKEVRKLADEHGKLITIHVAETMAELGKIQERYGKSPVVLLDEIGFFGSDVIIAHGVWLDSRDVSILARNGVTVAHNPGSNMKLASGVMPLQRLLNAGVNVGLGTDGSASNNNLDMVEEMKLAALLHKVHNLDPTVADARTVFKMATVNGAKALRLNAGVIKPGYLADVVIFDFNRPHLRPVHDIVSHIVYSANGNDVETTIVDGKVLMLDREVLTLDEEKILNRAEEVARELS